A window of the Brassica oleracea var. oleracea cultivar TO1000 chromosome C1, BOL, whole genome shotgun sequence genome harbors these coding sequences:
- the LOC106328304 gene encoding PYK10-binding protein 1-like — protein MAQKVEAQGGNGGNQWDDGSEHDAVTKIQTAAGGSGIQYVQFDYVKNGQTETTPLRGIKGRAIAADPFVINHPEEHLVSVEGWYDSSGIIQGLKFNSNKKSSDVIGYNDGTPFTLQVQDKKIIGFHGFAGDNLNSLGAYFSPLIAAPPSVPPKKLEAKGGVSGAEWDDGAHDNVKKVSVGQGEDGVAAVKFEYTNGSQVVIGAERGTPTLLGYEEFELESDEYITIVEGTYDKILGSDGLTMLTFKTNKSRTYGPYGLEGSTHFDLKEEGHKITGFHGRAGATISAIGVYLAPVGTIPLTPAQPTKKLEAKGGEGGTSWDDGAFDGVQKVSVGQAQDGISAVKFVYNKGSSEIIGDEHGKSTLLGFEEFELDYPSEYITEVNGTFDRIFGSDSAVLTMLTFKTNKPATYGPFGLTAGEAFDLKEEGHKIVGFHGSAGDLLHKFGVHVLPITN, from the exons ATGGCCCAAAAGGTGGAAGCACAAGGAGGTAATGGAGGCAACCAATGGGATGACGGATCAGAACACGATGCTGTAACCAAGATTCAGACAGCTGCAGGTGGGAGCGGTATCCAATATGTTCAGTTCGACTATGTCAAGAACGGACAAACCGAAACAACCCCTCTTCGCGGTATCAAGGGCCGAGCCATCGCAGCTGATCCG TTTGTGATTAACCATCCAGAGGAGCATCTAGTTTCAGTAGAAGGTTGGTATGACTCTTCTGGTATAATTCAAGGGCTTAAGTTCAACTCCAACAAGAAGTCTTCTGATGTTATTGGATACAATGATGGTACTCCATTTACCCTCCAAGTTCAAGACAAGAAGATAATTGGCTTTCATGGCTTCGCCGGAGACAATCTTAATTCTCTTGGAGCTTACTTTTCTCCATTAATAGCTGCCCCTCCTTCAGTTCCCCCAAAGAAGCTTGAAGCTAAGGGTGGTGTGTCTGGAGCTGAGTGGGACGATGGTGCTCACGACAATGTTAAAAAGGTATCTGTAGGACAGGGCGAAGATGGTGTAGCAGCTGTCAAGTTTGAATACACAAATGGTTCGCAAGTGGTTATTGGAGCTGAACGTGGGACACCAACATTGCTTGGATACGAAGAG TTTGAGCTTGAATCAGATGAATACATAACCATCGTGGAAGGCACCTACGACAAAATCTTAGGGAGTGATGGCCTGACGATGCTCACTTTTAAGACTAACAAGAGCAGAACATATGGGCCGTATGGTCTCGAAGGTAGCACACACTTTGATCTCAAGGAGGAAGGTCACAAGATTACAGGGTTCCATGGACGAGCTGGCGCGACTATTAGTGCTATTGGAGTTTACTTAGCTCCAGTAGGCACCATCCCCTTGACTCCTGCACAACCAACCAAGAAGCTAGAAGCTAAGGGTGGTGAGGGAGGAACGTCATGGGATGATGGTGCTTTCGACGGTGTACAAAAAGTGTCTGTAGGACAAGCCCAAGATGGTATATCAGCGGTTAAGTTTGTGTACAACAAAGGTTCTTCTGAAATCATAGGAGATGAACATGGAAAGAGTACTCTACTTGGATTCGAAGAG TTTGAGCTTGACTATCCAAGTGAATACATCACGGAAGTAAATGGCACATTCGATAGAATCTTTGGGAGTGACTCCGCGGTACTTACCATGCTTACGTTCAAGACTAATAAGCCAGCAACATATGGTCCCTTTGGGCTTACCGCTGGCGAGGCCTTCGATCTCAAGGAGGAAGGCCACAAGATCGTTGGGTTTCATGGAAGTGCTGGTGATCTGCTTCATAAATTTGGAGTCCATGTCCTTCCCATCACCAACTGA
- the LOC106338924 gene encoding LOW QUALITY PROTEIN: jacalin-related lectin 32-like (The sequence of the model RefSeq protein was modified relative to this genomic sequence to represent the inferred CDS: inserted 5 bases in 3 codons; deleted 2 bases in 2 codons), giving the protein MAQKVETXGGLGGDVWDDGVYDGVRKVHVGQDQDGVSFINAVYEKDSGEVEGGEHGNKTLLGFEVCTFEVDADDYIISVQVNKIFGHESDVITSITFYIFKRKASPPYGLETEKKLALXGKLLGFHGRAGEVLHALGAYFVTTTTPLTSAKKLPAVGGDGGIAWDDGAYDGVRKVFVGQAQDGISVVKLFVYDKGDEHGNSTLLGFEEFVLDYPSEYITSLXHRSDSEVVTMLRFKTNTQTSAPFGIEAGTQRVKFQDLRTDSSVWSPCLSNH; this is encoded by the exons ATGGCTCAAAAGGTGGAAAC AGGAGGTCTGGGAGGAGATGTATGGGATGACGGTGTTTATGACGGTGTTAGAAAGGTGCATGTAGGACAAGACCAAGATGGTGTATCGTTTATCAATGCCGTGTATGAAAAGG ATTCTGGA GAGGTTGAAGGAGGTGAACATGGAAATAAGACGCTACTTGGGTTCGAAGTATGTACT TTTGAGGTTGATGCAGACGACTACATCATATCAGTGCAGGTAAACAAAATATTTGGCCATGAGTCCGACGTCATCACATCTATTACCTTCTATATATTCAAAAGGAAAGCCTCTCCACCCTATGGATTAGAGACCGAAAAAAAGTTAGCAC AAGGTAAACTTCTTGGGTTCCATGGACGCGCCGGAGAGGTTCTGCATGCTCTTGGTGCG TATTTCGTTACAACCACAACTCCTTTAACTTCTGCCAAGAAGCTACCAGCAGTTGGTGGTGATGGAGGAATCGCATGGGATGATGGTGCTTACGATGGCGTTAGAAAGGTGTTTGTTGGACAAGCACAAGATGGTATATCAGTCGTCAAGTTA TTTGTGTACGACAAGGGCGATGAACATGGAAATAGTACTCTACTCGGATTCGAAGAG TTTGTACTTGACTATCCGAGTGAGTACATCACGTCGTT CCATAGGAGTGACTCTGAGGTCGTTACCATGCTAAGGTTCAAGACTAATACGCAAACTTCTGCTCCTTTTGGAATTGAAGCTGGGACTCAAAGAGTAAAGTTCCAAGATCTTCGGACTGATTCATCAGTTTGGAGTCCATGTCTTTCCAATCACTAA